TCCATGGGAGCATAGAGGCATTGTTGAAGACActtcttttcttttactttttttgtGAGAGTTGGTCATGTGTGCGAACATATAAATTAGCTAATAAATGTGATGATGAATTAGCAAAATTTGCTCGTAAAGAAGGTATCTCTAGCACTTTGGCTAAGAGATCCTCCAACTTTCTTGTTAGATATTATTTAGCACGATAGTGCTAAAGTAATCTAATTATGGTTTGCATCGGAAAAGAAAAATATTGGAAAGTCAGGTTGGGATTCAAATTTCAGAATCACTtccaaaaatttaaaaaataactgTTTCGTGgagcaaagtttttttttttgctttcaacTTTTAAAAAACTTGCTTCAAAAGCAAAGCATTTCAACTTCTAGTTGTCAAGCAGGCGATAAGATTATCCAAATGCGTAGGCTTAGAACCCCTGGGATCACTCATCACGTTTCCAAGATGGGAACAACCGGTGCCCTCTCAAATCCAATTCGTTACCAGCTGAGCACTGAAGGGACTGGAGTGACTGGGTAGTGTGATTAGACAATGCTCCAAGTTGAGTGATGCTAGGTTGACGCCCAAAAAACCCGGGAAAAATCCCGTGAGGAGATCGGACGAATGACGATAATACCCTCTAGCATTGCGATTATAAGTGGGCAGATCCCGCAATCTGTGAGTTACGGTAGAAATCCCGGGATATAAAGCATTTTCATACAAAGTACAAACACACAAAAATTGTTCTATTTGATTACTTTTTTGTTTGATGATATGTTCATTACATTGAATTTGCCTTTGGCCCTACTCAAACAAAATACTTTTACTAAAACAATGAAATCATACATTTGTTGACACATGACTAATTTTCTTTTGCTCAAGTTCTGACAGTGCGCTGTCTATCTTGGCAAAAACCTCCTCTTTGGGACCATCTCCCTTGACCTGATATCAATAAGTGAGTAGACTGGGGtaagattcctctggaatatacGAGATACAATGAATAAGTGTGTGACAGTTGATTTCTTTGTAAAACTATGGGGATGAATGGGGATCCCATAAAAACCTGACTTTTTTCAATGTTCTAACTTTAGTATCACATGGATCGACAAAAAATCAGTTCGTTCTTAACTGTGTACCCAACATCTAGTAGTTTCGTGGTTtgataaaaacaaagataaactaaGTCACAAGTTAGGCAGAAAATCTCTGGCTGACCTTGTGTAGAACAACTAATTGTCAAAAGCAACGAAAATAAAAAGACAGGGAAATATAAGGAAAAACGTGATATTTCACATACCTTGATTGTTATGTCTTCATATGCCGCAAGTACAGCTTCCACGTTCTGATGATGAGTGCCCAAGCGCAATTTTACCTTCAaagccaaagaagaaagaaaCAGTCATGCGTTTAGTCGCAGATGATATAAACATAATTGTAGTGCCTACAACAGGGATTCTCCAACGTAAGTGCCTTTGTTAGACATAATCCAAGCGTGAATTGCACCTGTTGGTGAGGAACTCTTAACAGAAGGAGATAAATTGAAACTATAATCAAAGATTTGAAGAGCATATTAGAATTCACAGATGTGCAAGGAACTAAACAGATCATTTTACGTACTTTTTCTTCTGTATCATCAAAGCGTTGAGTAAGCCTAGCAGCAATTTCATCAGTTTCTGGAGGAGCATACTTTAAGTGGTATATCTTTCCTGTAACTGGATCAAGCCTTCGACCAACCACTCTTTCGACCAAAATCTCCTCAGGAACCTGCCAGCATCACATATACAAGGACATGTGTGTTTATCTCTTCTTCTATTGGCAGCGTAGATCGATATTATCACAGGAGGAGTAATCTTACGTCTAAAAGAATGAAAAGGTCTGGCCGAATTCCGAAGTCCTCAAGTGCCATTGCTTGAGACAAACTCCTAGGATATCCGTCCAAAAGCCAGCCATTTTCTTGTGAATCCGGTCGAAATAGTCGTTCCTTCACCATCTAGAAAATACAAAAGAAGTCGGTGAAAACGACCATAGAATCAAGATATTAGTAAAACAGAGAGAAATTGGGACTCAAAAACTGTACCATAACAACTATCTCATCAGGGACCAGCTGTCCTTTCTCCATACATTCTTTGGCTCGCTGTCCATTTTCACTTCCGGCTGCAACTTCAGCCCTTAATAAATCTCCAGCAGCAATATGCACCAATCCATACTGCACATATAAGGATGACTTGATTTAATCTGTTCCTCCTTAGGGGAAATTTTAACATGAAAACATTCATTACGCAAACAGTCCCTTACACGTGATATTCACATACCTACTCAAAACATGTAAAAGGAAGAGGGTATATCCTGGAAGGAGGGAACAAGCTTCATACCAACCAAATACATAAATCTACTGAAAGATACTATGGAGACATTCTCAAATAATTACAGCTTACATGATTATATCTAACATCATAtgcaaattaattaaaaaatggTTTTTTGAAAATCATCGAAATTGATATTTGGAATCTACAACAAGGATAACAGCCTAGTTATCTTGAATGTGATTGCTTCATTAAGTCTAACGCAATCCTGAAAACTTGTTAAAACTTCCATATGGTGTTCACTATCTAGTAAAGCTCCTGAATCCTTACAAAAGCAAGAGCAACATCTGTTTTGCTTGAATAATGAAGGTCTCAATCTGGACAACATTGGTCCCTTGAATTTCATAACTCTTAGACCGTGTGCAACAATCACATGGACATTCAACATGATGGTTTACTTAGGACGTGAGGTGTCATCTTTATAGTATGGGTAGACCTTTTATACAAGTCACTTTTGTAAGACTATCTTAATCGCTGTTTCAAGTTTGTCAGGGTATGTTCATCTGTCTGTGATCACATGCAAATGATCTAATgataaattttatgttgattaagATCAAGACTTCCATGAGTCATAATCACATGGTCCTAAATCTTATAAATATTATATGTGCAAGGCACATGCCGTTATACTTGCAAGTATTGAATTCCCAAAGCAGTTTACTACAAGTATCTGTAACTTGGACATGGTCATAATAATATGCGACACCAACAATTCCTCTGAGCGTTGCATGGTTGAACACAAAATAGGAAAAGCATGGAACACTTATTGAAAATTGCAACTTACTTTCTTGGTGATAAGTTCACATTGAGTTCCTTTTCCTGATGCAGGAGCACCAGATATCATAATCCTAAGAGGCTCTGGCTTCGATTTTGCAGCTGCCACAATCTGCACGATAAAGTAGTTAACCACATTAAGCGTAGTTACGAGGTTTATTTAAGGATCACTTACTACATAGTTAATTAACGGACCACAAGCCATGCTAGTGGGATCTAAATTTGGGTAAATAACCCCCTCTCTTACCATCATGACAGAAGTACTGAAGACCATATTTTGGACCTCCCTTTCTCTTCTTTGGATGATGAATTAAATTTAACCGGGACTTTAAATCTACTAATTGTCTTTTATGCTAGTTACATTTTTATATTGTTTTTGTATTTCGATCGGTAAGAACAATGAAATTCTGCTTCAGACAACCAAGATAATCCACAGACATGGATGCCTCCAAAGATGCACGCATCTTGTTTTCATTCATCACTGTCATTTAATCTACAAGATTGAGGTTCAACCTCAAAAGTTTTTAATCTACAGTTGACCTAACAATGTCACCTAACAGTGTCACCTAACTGTCATTTGAGCCTTTCCATTGCAAACAGCAAACATTTTCTTAGGTTCCCATTAGTCCATGTCGAAATGACCTAACCTATCTTTTTGGGAGTACGCTCTACATATCATGTCAGTCAAGATCAATCTATACTAATTAAGTGGTAACTGATTCTGAATGTAGATTACAGGCTAAAAGGTACAAAAAATTGAACACACATGAAAATATGGTGGCTAAAGAATTTATCACTGTTTACAATAACTCCAGAAACGAGATTgtaaaattaatgaaattacaTACCGAAACAGCCGATGATGAAGATTTGTTCCGCAACACAGAGACAGAAGAAGAACGACGAGTTAAGTCAGAAGAAAGAGAAACCCTAGAAAGATTTGAAGAAGACGATAATGTTGAACTGAAATTAGTGATTGATTTAGTAGTAGAATTTGAAGAATAAGTTTGAGTTGTAGTTGGCTTAGGAACTGATAAGACTGCCATACTCAACGAATACGCCATCTCTTTCTAGTTCTACTTTCTTCTTCCCTTAGTTTATGTTGTTCATAGCTAAATATTTGACCAAATTAACAACGGCGGAGAAAATATTTCTCCCTGTCGCTCTCTCCCTCCCTCCCTCTCTAAAAACCTGCCATTGTTAAGTACTACACAGTCCAGGTGGTATGAGCAGCAGAAGAAGATAGTATAGATAGGAATTGGATGATGATCAAAAGATTCCGTTTGTCTGTTGCTCTATTTTGGGCATATGCGTTGTATCGTTTCTCCTatttattttgtacttatttaCACCTTGGCACTCTTTTTCAGAACCCAAAATTCTTCCAAATTGCATTGGCTGGCCTTTTGGCTACAtaattcttctaattcttctACATCTtgcaaaatagggttcaaggaaCTAGAGCACGGAGTGTGATTGCCTGATTGTTTCACATAAAAAGAACTACAAAGTTTTGAGGAGTCTATCGAGCAGAGCAAACTGAAAGGTGAAACgagttcaagaaaaaatgaaaagaGAACACCTAAATTTGCAATAAACACTGCATACAATGGACAGCAATATCATATGACCAtaatggagaagaaaaaaagtACGCGTTTGCCTATAGTCAAGAAAATCCCATTAACTCATGTATCACTGGTTCGACAGAAATCCAAACCTAATAATCTTCAACATGAGGTTCTAATCCCATTGGGAAGTTTCCAAATGAAAGTAATTAACATAATACAGGTTCCCAATCGAAGTTTCTGCACTAAAACAGATGCAAATTAAGAAGACTCTGCTGCTGGTTGAGTAACTCCAGCCTTGATCAACAACTCACTGAGCGATTCAGAGGAACGGACTTGGTACTTCACTTCTCCAGTAGGAGAGAGGAACACCTCGGCTAGTTCAAGCTTTTCTGAAGTAAGGCTAGTGCTGTCCATGGTCTTACTTAGAACCTTCAAGGCAAGTTCAACAGCTTCTTCTCTAGTGATCTCATCTTTGTAATCCTGCTTAAGCATCGACTGTGCAGCTTGATTATTTGCACCTATTGCTGCAGCTTTCCAGCCACTGTAGTTACCACTTGGATCACTGGCGTAGAGCTGGAAACCATAATTTTTATCCCAACCTGCAAAAAGAAATGAGACACCAAAAGGACGGAGCCCACCAAATTGTGTGTATCCTTGCTTGGTATCACATAGAGACTGGACTAGTTGCTCAACAGGCATTGGCTCTTGGTATGAGAAAGTGTAACGTTGGGCAGCTACCCTGGCGGTGTTGATTAGGATATTGGCATCAGACATAATTCCTGCCACGGCACAGGCTACGTGGTCATCAATCTTGTACATCTTTTCAGTCGTTTTTGAGGTTTGAAGGAGCTTGGAAGTCACCTTCTTTTCACCAATTAGTACCACACCATCCTTGGACAATACACCAATCGCAGAACCTGCATTCCCAATGGCCTCCATGGCATACTCTACTTGGTAGAGTCTGCCTTCTGGAGAGAAGATTGTTGTACGACTATCATATCTCCGAGACATTGTTATAAAAGCTGCAAAAGAAAACCAAAATGTATACTTAAATGACATATATAATATTTGTGTGTCATAAGAAAGAAACTATGGGGAATTTGAATCTACAAGTTGCTGAACTTTATTAGAGAAGAAAGAACGCAGTAGGCAACATAAGGTACCAGAATAAATCAATGCAGAAGGGAAAATTAAGAAGTTAACCGAGAACAGGAATATGAAAGATAATAACAATAGTTTATCGATATGCATGGGCATGATTAAGACGATGTAAGATATTAACATCCAAGGTTGTCACTGGACCAGAGTTGCTGCAGAGGATACTGCATAAAATAGCCTAGGATTCTACAAAAGATAACCCAAATAGGCCAGACAGGCAAAGCCCAATTGTCAGAATGTCAGAGCTGCCTTGGGATACTATAGACCCACGGGTACTATACACATGAAACTAGCAGGGCCACCGACCAAATTACTATCTCGGTAGAAACCTTCTTCTCATACGAAAAAAGATAATACAAAGAAGATCAAGATAGCAATTTCTAAGAATCTACTGAAAGTGTCTGAATGAATGTTTCAAATAAACACCATACACCTAGATTACACTACAACGGTTGTCATACAACACATTCTGACTGCAGCTGCGATGCAACATGATTGCTGCagataaaattgtaaaaaatGATAAATTACACACATCTTGAAACTTTTGCATAGAAGACTAAATCATTCTTACACCCCTAGCTACCCGAGGATAAAGTTCTGCAGCTCAACAGAGAAAGTAACTGAGGAACAATTAAAGCTAAGAATAATTGCAGTCTCAGCGCACGACAACACAATGTTACCTTGGCCGATCTAGAAACTTTCGTGTAAACAGGATGTGAGCCAATAGACTAAGTCAATTCTTCCATCCACTCAAACTTATATACTTTAATGGTGATGTAATCATCTTCTAAATTAAGCAACACTACTCCCATGATCACGATGTGATAAGCGAAAAGGACAAGCAAATTTTCATCTGAGGCAAATACACTACAAAAACATTGCAAATAATAATGCCATCCTTAGTTCACCAGTCCTAGTACATCAGACTCTTTCAGTAACCTTTATACATTTTCAATAAGATTGAACTACCCCTTGACACTGAATTAAACCACAAGTAATTACTAACCCACAAAGACCATAGACAGTTCCTCAATCTAGCAATATTAACTAACTACCGTAGTTAACCAATTGAATTCAA
This DNA window, taken from Papaver somniferum cultivar HN1 chromosome 3, ASM357369v1, whole genome shotgun sequence, encodes the following:
- the LOC113356557 gene encoding proteasome subunit alpha type-4; the protein is MSRRYDSRTTIFSPEGRLYQVEYAMEAIGNAGSAIGVLSKDGVVLIGEKKVTSKLLQTSKTTEKMYKIDDHVACAVAGIMSDANILINTARVAAQRYTFSYQEPMPVEQLVQSLCDTKQGYTQFGGLRPFGVSFLFAGWDKNYGFQLYASDPSGNYSGWKAAAIGANNQAAQSMLKQDYKDEITREEAVELALKVLSKTMDSTSLTSEKLELAEVFLSPTGEVKYQVRSSESLSELLIKAGVTQPAAESS
- the LOC113356556 gene encoding adenylate kinase, chloroplastic-like, translated to MAYSLSMAVLSVPKPTTTQTYSSNSTTKSITNFSSTLSSSSNLSRVSLSSDLTRRSSSVSVLRNKSSSSAVSIVAAAKSKPEPLRIMISGAPASGKGTQCELITKKYGLVHIAAGDLLRAEVAAGSENGQRAKECMEKGQLVPDEIVVMMVKERLFRPDSQENGWLLDGYPRSLSQAMALEDFGIRPDLFILLDVPEEILVERVVGRRLDPVTGKIYHLKYAPPETDEIAARLTQRFDDTEEKVKLRLGTHHQNVEAVLAAYEDITIKVKGDGPKEEVFAKIDSALSELEQKKISHVSTNV